The genomic window AATAAAGCTTCGTTAAATGGTCTGTTACAACCATCTTTTCAAGTTCCTCTCTAAGCATTGAGTTTGTAATAGCAAGAGTAGAGTGGTGGATCAATGACTGCAGAAGCTTAAACGTTTCAAAAGAGAAATGATAAGACGGCTCACTCATAGCAAGTACAAACCCCTTAAGGACTCCGGATTGGGTCATAGGAACTGCCATTATTGATTTAAATTGCCTTATATCTGATTCTAATGGCAATTGAAAATCACCGATAAAAAGGGACTCAACCTCTTTATCAATTCTACCCTTTATATATTGAATATAGCTTTCTGCGCCAGTTGTCTGGAAGAAATCCGTACTGCCATTTAATACTTCTATTTGTTTTCCACCTTTAGTATATAAGATGAAACCAACTTCTTCTGCACCAAAAGAGTCCGAAATCTGCTCAGTCATATACGCCATTGCTTCTGTTAATCTTAAATTAGAGTTCAAGCGATGAGAAGTTTCATTGATTAATTTAAGATCTGTTATTAGACGCTTTGATTGCTGGTAAAGCTGAGCATTTTCTAATGCGCTGCCAGCTGTATTTGCTAAAAGGGTAATAAACTCAATTTCACCATCTGGAAAAACAATGGTATTAGGTGCAATTACTTGCAATACCCCATAAACGCCCTGTTTCCCTTTCAATGGTGCATATAAAACAGATTTTTTCATTTGAATGGAATCTTCAAATTGAATATTGCCTGTTACGTATGCCTGCATAGCCGCAATATTTTCACTGTTGTAGTCTAAATCCTTTATAGGAAGGTCTTCAAGCATATGATTATCATGTGAAAGAAGGAGATAGTAAGTGAATGTTGGATAGACCTCCTGGAGCGTATGAATAATCTCACCGAGGACATCGTCCATATTCATTGTAGAATGAAATTTTTCTGTAACACGGAATAGCTGTTTATACCGTCTATCCTCAGATACTTTATTAATCAGTGATTGTACATTTTCAAGGAATTTTAAACTGTGATGACTTATTCCTTCGAGAACTTCATCAGAAAGAGAGATCATCCCAGCTTCTTGCTCCTTCAAAGCCATAATTCCAATAAAGGAATTCTTTTTCTCCAAGACTAGCATTAAATCATATTCTTCAAATCCCGGCAAATTACGATAAAACGATTTAAATTGACCAACCTTATTTATTATTTCATCCTTAGAAATATTTGGACACTTTACTTGTTCTATATTGCAAAGTGTTGAGGTCTCTATGAGTAATTTCTTTTTACAATTATTAAAACTAAAAAAAGTAGCTTCCTTGGCATTTAATAAGGTTTTGATGGCGAAGAGCATATTTTTCAATACATCATCATATACCAAAAAGCCATTTTCTGTATCTACGATATCAAAAAAATTACTTTTCAACTTCAATATTAATTCATGCTCATTATTAGCCATATACTCATCACCTATTTTCATTCCCGTTTCCCATATACATCCATTATATATGTAAGCAGACAAAAGTTCTTAATTATTTTTTGACTATTGCGTTTCAACTGCTCCAATACTTATACCCGTTTTTGTTAAAACTAACCATAATAAACCATCATTTGTTAAAGCATGAATTTCAATTGGGTTTCCTAAACGATTATCCCAATTAATAGACTGATTATTATTAATTAGTATTTTTGAAGTATCACTATTATATACAAATGAAACCTTGTATTGGCTATGATTCCTCTTAAACTTATGGTCTCTATTCTCAGTTTTTAAACCTTTGGAAAAATAAGTCCACTTCCTGTCTATATGGGCCCAAATCCCATTTTCAAATCGATCGGAAAATAGTTGGTCAGGCGCATCGTTTAGCTTAATCCTATGTAATGTTTTAAACTTATAGCGGTTGGTTCTTTCTATCTTATAAATAGCTAATATATGCTCATTATTTTTATTTTCATAGAGCGCAACAATCGGGGCATCGGTTTGGACTGAGCTTGTCTTTAGAACTAGTGCTATTGGATCCTGCACCATTGTTTCTAATGGCTGTTTATCATATCGCAGAAAAAACGCGTAAACTATAACAAACATAAAAAAACCGATTAACATAAATCGGATAAACTTTTCTTTTTTCGTTTCATTCACTTGTATCACTCTTAAAACGTTTTCATTTTTACTTACTATATTATATCATATCTAAATGATGGAGTAAGTAAAAAATAAATGCTTTCATACCCGTTTCCGAAATACTCCTTGACTTTTCTTAATGAAAAATCATATAATATTATTTGTGTAAAATATTGCAGCCTATGTGTACTGTTTTATGAAATCATTTTGTTCCTCAATTAGCTTTTCGAAGCTTTTCTGAAGAAGGGGTACTGCGTAACCCTTAGCTGCTAGGGCGAAGGTACATGAAAACAAAATGACCATAACTTATAGCACATCTGTTTTTATTTTACCAAAATAAAAACATTAAAGGAGGAGTCTTAAATGGCTCGTTATACTGGTCCAAGCTGGAAATTATCTCGTCGTCTTGGAATCTCTCTAAGCGGTACAGGTAAAGAATTAGAAAAGCGTCCTTACGCTCCTGGACAACATGGTCCAAACCAACGCAAGAAATTATCTGAGTACGGTTTACAATTACAGGAGAAGCAAAAGCTTCGTCATATGTATGGCGTAACTGAGCGTCAATTCCGTAACTTATACGATAAAGCTGGTAAAATGGTTGGTAAACACGGTGAAAACTTCATGATTCTTTTAGAATCAC from Bacillus sp. DTU_2020_1000418_1_SI_GHA_SEK_038 includes these protein-coding regions:
- a CDS encoding diguanylate cyclase, producing the protein MKIGDEYMANNEHELILKLKSNFFDIVDTENGFLVYDDVLKNMLFAIKTLLNAKEATFFSFNNCKKKLLIETSTLCNIEQVKCPNISKDEIINKVGQFKSFYRNLPGFEEYDLMLVLEKKNSFIGIMALKEQEAGMISLSDEVLEGISHHSLKFLENVQSLINKVSEDRRYKQLFRVTEKFHSTMNMDDVLGEIIHTLQEVYPTFTYYLLLSHDNHMLEDLPIKDLDYNSENIAAMQAYVTGNIQFEDSIQMKKSVLYAPLKGKQGVYGVLQVIAPNTIVFPDGEIEFITLLANTAGSALENAQLYQQSKRLITDLKLINETSHRLNSNLRLTEAMAYMTEQISDSFGAEEVGFILYTKGGKQIEVLNGSTDFFQTTGAESYIQYIKGRIDKEVESLFIGDFQLPLESDIRQFKSIMAVPMTQSGVLKGFVLAMSEPSYHFSFETFKLLQSLIHHSTLAITNSMLREELEKMVVTDHLTKLYSRNYLDEKIYQSMNEDHEGTFIMIDIDNFKTINDTYGHQVGDEVIIQVAGLINANIRGTDIGARWGGEELAIYLPGVSLIAGVVIAERLVARVYECSNPKVTISCGVSHWSRGQEDTYPSLFKRADKALYVAKQTGKNKVIVQESDIVIEKTSPY